TGAGGTGCGCAAAGGCTCAGGCATTCACGTTATATCCAGCCAGGCGAAGTACATGACGGTGCCGGATGAACGCTTTGAGTTTGCGAATTATGGCCCTTTCGAACTTCTGCAGGCTCGTCAGCTTATAGAGAGCAATATCGCCGAGTTTGCCGCGACCCAGGTCACCAAGCAGGACATTGTGAAGCTCATGGAGATCCAGGAAAAGGCGCGTAATGAGCAAACGTTCCGGGATTCTGAGTGGGATCTCCAGTTCCATGTTCAGGTCGCGCTGGCGACACAAAATGGGGCGCTGGCTACTATCGTTGAAAAAATGTGGAGCCATCGTATTCACAACCCCTACTGGAAAAAACTGCACGAACACATCGACATTCGCACGATGGACAACTGGTGTGATGACCACGATCAGATTCTTAAGGCACTGATCAGAAAAGATTCTCATGCGGCAAAACTGGCCATGTGGCAGCATCTCGAAAATACCCGCCAGATGCTGTTTAACGCCACCAGCGACGATTTCGAATTCAACGCCGATCGTTATTTATTTGCTGAAAATCCGGTGGTTCACCTCGATACAGCGGTAAACGGTCAAAAATAGTCATTTTTCCCGCCGAGGGTAAGCAAACCATTAATAGTGTCAGCGTTTGTAAATACCCTCGCCAGCCTCCTCCCCAGTAAGCAAAATCATTGCTCAACAAACTGCAAATACTGTGACGTATAACGCGTAGTTTTGTTACAATTAGATGCAATTTCACCGCCTGTGTGGGTTTCGCGCCCTCCCGCTGTCGTTTCAGGAGATGTTATTTCGACGCAGCAGCACGGGCAGTGGGTTGTAGCCAGCGAATGAGAATAAAAACCATGCTGCATTCTGCTCACCCGTTTACACCGGCGACCTAAACGAAGTGCCAGGAACCCTGAATGGAACTACTGACTCAACTGCTTTCCGCTCTCTGGAGCCAGGATTTTGAAACGCTCTCCAATCCTTCGATGATGGGGATGCTCTATTTTGTGCTGTTCATGATCCTATTTCTTGAAAACGGCCTGCTTCCAGCTGCATTTTTACCGGGCGATAGCCTGCTGGTGCTGGTCGGCGTACTGATCGCCAAGGGGACGATGGGGTTCCCGGAAACCATCGCGCTGCTCACCATTGCCGCAAGCCTCGGCAGCTGGCTGGGCTATATCCAGGGACGCTGGCTGGGGAACACCCGTATCGTGCAGAACTGGCTTTCGCACCTGCCGGCTCATTACCACCAGCGTTCGCACCAGCTCTTCCATAAACACGGGCTGTCGGCGCTGCTGATTGGCCGCTTTATCGCTTTTGTACGCACGCTGTTGCCAACGATTGCCGGATTATCGGGTCTCAGCAGTACCCGCTTCCAGTTCTTTAACTGGATGAGTGGCCTGCTGTGGATACTGATTTTGACTACCCTGGGCTATTTACTGGGCAAAACCCCCGTCTTCCTGAAGTACGAAGACGCTTTGATGTCGTGCCTGATGCTGATCCCGGTGGTGCTGCTGATCATCGGTCTCGTGGGTTCGTTAATTGTGCTTTGGCGTAAAAAACGCAGCCAAAGTCACTAGAGGGATTCGATGAAATTCACGTTCACACGCCGCCTGAAGGCGGCGCTGCTTGTTGGTGCCCTGGCGATAGCTTCGCTGATGGTGTGGTCCGGCATGCAGACCCAGGACTCAACCCTCGAAATTCGTGCTTCCCGGCAGGGCGGAAGCGTTCCCGACGGTTTTTATGTCTGGCACCACCTCGATGCCAACGGTATACGCTTCAAAAGCATTACGCCGCTCAACAACACGCTGCTGGTGACGTTTGATTCCAGCGCCCAGAGCGAGGCGGCGAAAGAGGTGCTGAATCGCACGCTGCCGCAAGGCTACGTGATTGCCCAGCAGGAGGGCGATAAAGACGCGCTCGCCTGGCTCTCTATTCTGCGGCCAGACCACAATCACCTCGGCTAGTCTCCCTTCTTTTAGTCTGAATTTGCTATCATCTTCTGGGTTTCTGGTCGATTCATGACTATGCTTTACCTGTTTTTATCGCCGTTGAATGGCGCTTTTCTCAATACCAGGACCGAAGCATAAAGTATGATCGTCTGATACTTTTATGCTTCGTCTTACAATGGAAGGTTACACCATGAATTACCGCACC
This region of Cedecea lapagei genomic DNA includes:
- the exuR gene encoding transcriptional regulator ExuR, whose amino-acid sequence is MDNLEPRRLYQQLAAELKQRIETGVYRVGEKLPAERYIAEEKNVSRTVVREAIIMLEVEGYVEVRKGSGIHVISSQAKYMTVPDERFEFANYGPFELLQARQLIESNIAEFAATQVTKQDIVKLMEIQEKARNEQTFRDSEWDLQFHVQVALATQNGALATIVEKMWSHRIHNPYWKKLHEHIDIRTMDNWCDDHDQILKALIRKDSHAAKLAMWQHLENTRQMLFNATSDDFEFNADRYLFAENPVVHLDTAVNGQK
- the yqjA gene encoding DedA family general envelope maintenance protein YqjA → MELLTQLLSALWSQDFETLSNPSMMGMLYFVLFMILFLENGLLPAAFLPGDSLLVLVGVLIAKGTMGFPETIALLTIAASLGSWLGYIQGRWLGNTRIVQNWLSHLPAHYHQRSHQLFHKHGLSALLIGRFIAFVRTLLPTIAGLSGLSSTRFQFFNWMSGLLWILILTTLGYLLGKTPVFLKYEDALMSCLMLIPVVLLIIGLVGSLIVLWRKKRSQSH
- the mzrA gene encoding EnvZ/OmpR regulon moderator MzrA, producing MKFTFTRRLKAALLVGALAIASLMVWSGMQTQDSTLEIRASRQGGSVPDGFYVWHHLDANGIRFKSITPLNNTLLVTFDSSAQSEAAKEVLNRTLPQGYVIAQQEGDKDALAWLSILRPDHNHLG